From a single Aspergillus puulaauensis MK2 DNA, chromosome 2, nearly complete sequence genomic region:
- a CDS encoding uncharacterized protein (COG:S;~EggNog:ENOG410PXSI;~TransMembrane:4 (i21-42o48-72i84-105o132-154i)), translated as MRRKSVKPSEYPALPFHIIRFTVFVSSLIVAIILAVFAYNLHSADQKFPWAFLILIIAAFLSLLNIILTTLIHCCHGLSPRLSLVTNSIVLVVWAVAFILLAWALSHTILTTCNATYWATSTGISVCRTFKALFAFTIIGALGLIASIILDVIAYRRQTRLGEYDPMALEGHGLAEYKTGTHNRDPSTLSDSFPHSNTGPGPMEDDRAPLVSNGRYESTPAHYRGHSESMDIGESRPAVHQPPPSYTSNPYSDGPGPQSQPQQTYPGTRMSAYDNFYRQQTSYDPVMYR; from the exons ATGCGTCGCAAGTCCGTCAAGCCCTCCGAATATCCGGCTCTGCCCTTCCATATCATCCGGTTTACTGTCTTCGTCTCCTCTctcatcgtcgccatcatcctcgCTGTCTTTGCCTACAACCTCCACAGTGCCGACCAGAAGTTTCCTTGGGCCTTCCTCATT CTTATAATCGCcgccttcctctctcttctaaACATCATCCTAACCACCCTCATCCACTGCTGCCATGGCCTCTCTCCACGCCTCTCTCTAGTCACAAACTCCATTGTCCTGGTCGTCTGGGccgtcgccttcatcctccttgcCTGGGCGCTCTCACACACAATCCTAACAACATGTAACGCTACGTATTGGGCCACATCAACCGGCATCTCCGTCTGTCGGACATTCAAGGCCCTCTTCGCATTCACCATTATCGGCGCCCTCGGCCTCATCGCATCAATAATCCTCGATGTCATAGCCTACCGTCGTCAAACTAGACTAGGCGAGTACGATCCCATGGCTCTCGAAGGACATGGTCTGGCAGAGTACAAGACCGGAACGCACAATCGGGACCCCAGCACCCTCTCGGACTCATTCCCGCATTCGAATACCGGCCCCGGACCGATGGAGGATGATCGCGCGCCACTTGTTTCTAATGGGAGATATGAGAGTACACCTGCGCATTATAGAGGGCATTCGGAGTCGATGGATATTGGCGAGAGCAGACCGGCGGTGCATCAGCCACCGCCGTCGTATACCAGTAACCCGTATTCTGACGGGCCGGGCCCGCagtcgcagccgcagcagacgTACCCGGGGACGAGGATGAGTGCCTACGATAATTTCTATAGGCAGCAAACGAGTTATGATCCTGTGATGTATAGGTGA
- a CDS encoding putative oxidoreductase, FAD-binding (COG:S;~EggNog:ENOG410PHCF;~InterPro:IPR017938,IPR017927,IPR012349,IPR039261;~go_function: GO:0016491 - oxidoreductase activity [Evidence IEA];~go_process: GO:0055114 - oxidation-reduction process [Evidence IEA]) codes for MATVLTNSIPWHDGERDIHQLLRVPYQDNPTVPFLSPGAGLLMKGSPLLAIGALDQDGRPWCSLWGGEEGLATPTSSSGFDIRTPVGKAYDPVVESLLLDSTAKSGRLVSFLALDLKNRRRVKLFGRITAGSLNVADESIRAGIAHLTVHVDGSLGNCPKYLNARHIVPALPDPKLISETAQLHPDAISLLNGADCLFISSSHETQNMDTNIRGGPAGFVRVAANEPGGAVLVYPEYSGNRLYQTLGNLRTTPLAGYVFPDFETGNALFVTGRTEILVGKDASSILPRSNIAVRLTVTVARFVENALSFRGSPGRMSPYNPSVRYLSTEKMSAAALGNRESSVTATMIRKEIITPSIGRFRFRISDPKKAGSWKPGQYATFSFYDELDMGYSHMMDDDPLSLNDDYVRTFTISSFPGRGLTDGEFEITIRKHGNVTRYLFQTSDRAGLEVPLKGFGGDFRLTEQSSGVMPFIAGGIGITPVLAQLPVIDISQLRLFWSISIKDIVLVLDTFKRFPGLPSSTTLFVTGLDSQGEQMSAEIETVASSGAKIERRRIEARDLDLSLADTWYFCGSPALKVPVFNWLAGKKVVYEDFNY; via the exons ATGGCAACTGTTCTCACGAACTCAATACCCTGGCATGATGGTGAACGTGACATACATCAGCTACTGCGGGTTCCCTATCAGGACAATCCGACTGTGCCTTTCCTGAGCCCTGGCGCGGGCCTGCTGATGAAAGGGTCTCCATTGCTCGCTATTGGGGCTTTGGACCAGGATGGGAGGCCTTGGTGCTCTCTCTggggtggggaggagggccTTGCAACCccaacatcttcctctggcttCGACATTAGGACACCGGTCGGGAAAGCTTATGATCCAGTGGTAGAGAGCTTATTGCTTGATTCCACTGCGAAGAGCGGGCGTCTGGTTTCGTTTTTAGCTCTTGACCTAAAAAATAGGAGGAGGGTAAAGTTGTTTGGCAGAATCACTGCTGGGTCGCTGAACGTCGCAGATGAAAGTATACGCGCAGGCATTGCCCATCTTACCGTCCATGTAGATGGCAGCCTTG GTAACTGTCCGAAATATTTAAATGCGAGACATATTGTCCCCGCCCTACCCGATCCAAAGTTGATTTCGGAAACTGCTCAGCTGCATCCTGACGCTATTAGCCTCCTAAACGGTGCAGATTGCCTATTCATTTCGTCTTCGCACGAAACCCAGAATATGGACACCAACATCCGTGGTGGACCTGCTGGATTTGTACGAGTCGCCGCCAATGAACCTGGTGGTGCCGTGCTCGTTTACCCAGAATACTCTGGGAATAGGCTATACCAGACCCTTGGGAATCTCCGGACGACTCCGCTGGCAGGTTACGTCTTCCCGGATTTTGAAACGGGCAACGCTTTATTTGTCACGGGCAGAACGGAGATTCTGGTTGGAAAGGATGCGTCTTCTATCCTTCCTCGCTCGAACATCGCCGTTAGATTGACCGTTACTGTGGCTCGCTTTGTAGAGAACGCACTTTCGTTCCGAGGATCCCCAGGAAGAATGTCTCCATACAACCCTAGCGTCAGATACTTGTCAACTGAAAAGATGTCTGCTGCAGCCCTAGGGAATCGCGAATCGTCTGTCACAGCAACGATGATTAGGAAGGAGATCATCACCCCATCCATTGGTCGATTTCGTTTCCGCATATCAGACCCCAAAAAAGCTGGATCGTGGAAACCGGGGCAATATGCGACATTTTCCTTCTATGATGAACTGGATATGGGATACAGCCATATGATGGATGACGATCCATTGAGCCTCAATGACGATTACGTCCGCACATTCACCATTTCCTCATTTCCAGGCCGCGGACTTACCGATGGAGAATTCGAGATAACCATTCGAAAACACGGCAATGTGACCCGTTACCTGTTCCAAACGAGCGATAGAGCCGGACTAGAAGTTCCACTGAAGGGTTTTGGGGGCGACTTTCGACTAACAGAACAGAGCAGTGGTGTAATGCCTTTTATagcaggaggaattgggaTTACACCCGTTCTCGCCCAGCTGCCGGTTATTGATATTAGCCAGCTTCGACTTTTTTGGTCCATCTCGATCAAGGACATCGTTCTGGTGCTGGACACCTTCAAAAGATTCCCGGGACTGCCTAGCTCAACGACCCTGTTTGTCACTGGGCTTGACTCACAGGGTGAACAGATGAGTGCTGAAATCGAGACAGTCGCTTCGTCCGGAGCGAAGATAGAACGCCGAAGGATAGAGGCCCGAGATCTCGATCTCTCGCTAGCAGACACATGGTATTTCTGTGGTAGTCCTGCTCTGAAAGTGCCTGTGTTCAATTGGCTTGCGGGTAAAAAAGTAGTGTATGAAGACTTCAATTATTGA
- a CDS encoding uncharacterized protein (COG:O;~EggNog:ENOG410PPI7;~InterPro:IPR001841,IPR013083;~PFAM:PF13639) yields the protein MSTYEVEHNLSTDPSAPSAQSTTRRRRPDLSTFFATLSEISPDEARHRPHAVPVPGDISAAFYSLAEALNIMRREGGADESAGPIDPDMRSIPTLNPDGTPIRVHGDDLLAQMIQTLLRDAETPPTEVEGASEEFCDMLDRVPRSSLNPSQSCPICSNPFLEDKYPLVVQLPCHPTHLFDLECVRPWLRLRGTCPLDRTDFAKQERDKIEERKKIAEQDDEEEWDGMYG from the exons ATGTCCACCTACGAAG TCGAGCACAACCTCTCAACAGACCCCTCAGCCCCATCTGCCCAATCCACAactcgccgccgtcgccccGACCTCTCTACATTCTTCGCAACCCTCTCCGAGATCTCCCCCGATGAGGCCCGCCACCGTCCCCATGCCGTCCCTGTCCCCGGCGACATCAGCGCAGCATTCTACTCCCTCGCCGAAGCACTGAATATCATGCGTCGCGAAGGAGGCGCAGACGAGTCCGCAGGGCCCATTGACCCCGACATGCGGAGCATCCCCACGCTCAATCCCGACGGCACGCCGATTCGAGTGCACGGTGACGATCTCCTGGCGCAGATGATCCAGACGCTGTTGCGGGATGCGGAGACACCACCGACAGAGGTGGAGGGTGCTAGTGAGGAGTTCTGCGACA TGCTTGATCGTGTCCCCCGCTCGTCGCTGAACCCGTCACAGTCGTGTCCTATCTGCAGTAACCCGTTTCTGGAAGACAAGTACCCGCTTGTTGTGCAGTTACCGTGTCACCCGACGCATCTGTTTGATCTGGAGTGTGTAAGGCCTTGGTTGAGACTAAGGGGGACTTGCCCGCTTGATCGGACGGATTTCGCAAAGCAGGAGAGGGACAAGAttgaagagaggaagaagattgcCGAacaagatgacgaggaggaatgggatgggaTGTATGGTTGA